Proteins from one Streptomyces roseifaciens genomic window:
- a CDS encoding MupA/Atu3671 family FMN-dependent luciferase-like monooxygenase — MDFSLFYFANDSAGEDGGNRYELLLEGARFADRNGFTAVWTPERHFHAFGGTYPNPSVTGAALAAITERVKIRAGSVVAPLHHPLRIAEEWSVVDNISGGRAGISVASGWHATDFCLNPGAYENRRAGLFDQAAQVRKLWRGEPMTVTGGTGDEADVRIFPPPVQPELPVWITSGGDARTVQEAGKGGYGLLTHLLGQDLDQLAEKIALYRKAVAERPGADGWPGHVALMVHTFLAEDDDAARELVRAPMSAYLRSSLGLILGGSKLENARKIDPSKLREKDIDFLVERAFERYYDDGGLLGGVDKCRAVVERLRDIGVDEIACLIDFGLPTADVLGGLGHLDRLRRLSSDDTEGPR, encoded by the coding sequence ATGGACTTCAGCCTCTTCTACTTCGCCAACGACAGCGCGGGCGAGGACGGCGGCAACCGCTACGAGCTCCTCCTGGAGGGCGCCAGGTTCGCCGACCGCAACGGCTTCACCGCGGTGTGGACGCCGGAGCGGCACTTCCACGCCTTCGGCGGCACCTACCCCAACCCCTCGGTGACCGGCGCGGCCCTCGCGGCGATCACCGAGCGCGTCAAGATCCGCGCGGGCAGCGTGGTGGCCCCGCTGCACCACCCGCTGCGCATCGCGGAGGAGTGGTCGGTCGTCGACAACATCTCCGGTGGCCGCGCCGGCATCTCGGTCGCGTCCGGCTGGCACGCCACGGACTTCTGCCTCAACCCGGGGGCGTACGAGAACCGGAGGGCAGGCCTCTTCGACCAGGCGGCACAGGTCCGGAAGCTGTGGCGCGGCGAGCCGATGACCGTCACGGGCGGCACCGGCGACGAGGCCGACGTACGGATCTTCCCGCCGCCGGTGCAGCCCGAGCTGCCGGTGTGGATCACCAGCGGCGGCGACGCCCGCACCGTGCAGGAGGCCGGCAAGGGCGGGTACGGCCTGCTCACCCACCTGCTCGGCCAGGACCTCGACCAGCTCGCCGAGAAGATCGCCCTGTACCGCAAGGCCGTCGCCGAGCGCCCCGGCGCGGACGGCTGGCCCGGCCACGTGGCCCTCATGGTGCACACCTTCCTCGCCGAGGACGACGACGCGGCGCGCGAGCTGGTGCGCGCACCCATGTCGGCGTACCTGCGCAGCTCGCTCGGGCTCATCCTCGGCGGCTCGAAGCTGGAGAACGCGCGCAAGATCGACCCGTCCAAACTGCGCGAGAAGGACATCGACTTCCTCGTGGAGCGCGCCTTCGAGCGCTACTACGACGACGGCGGCCTGCTCGGCGGCGTCGACAAGTGCCGCGCGGTGGTGGAGCGGCTGCGGGACATCGGCGTCGACGAGATCGCCTGCCTCATCGACTTCGGCCTGCCCACCGCCGACGTCCTCGGCGGCCTCGGCCACCTGGACCGGCTGCGCCGGCTCAGCAGCGACGACACGGAGGGACCGCGATGA
- a CDS encoding amino acid adenylation domain-containing protein: MTARTLYAWFQEAVDRYPDRTAVEVQDASYTYRELHAQAEALAELLVREHGKAPERVALLAMRSHVAYAGYLAALRLGAVVTPLNPRFPVTRNQATCDLARIDVVLVDESGAAQVTDSEGWSDHQVITLTAADVAEAKAGGSLPAYRGDLDDVAYLLFTSGSTGRPKGVPIRHRNASAYVAHSVERYDVRPGDRVSHTFDLTFDPSVFDLFVTWAAGATLVVPQRTELLAPVDYLIGRRITHWFSVPSVVTVSRSLGKLFTGVSDTLRYSLFIGEQLTLEQAAAWRQIAPGAVIGNVYGPTELTVACAGYELPADPEQWPSTSNDTVPIGPVYPFLEWLVLDEDGRPAEDGELVVRGSQRFAGYYAPEDDAGRFMSVEETPGGPVATVFDGSGELTDAHYYRTGDRVRLENGAWVHLGRLDDQVKIRGYRVELGEIETVLRRHPGIDQAVVVVSPQGPGAGLVAFHTGPEEFGRGALSTWLRKKLPVHMVPQQYEHLDALPLNTSGKADRPALVRMLAERATRDEG; this comes from the coding sequence ATGACCGCCCGTACGCTCTACGCCTGGTTCCAGGAGGCGGTGGACCGGTACCCGGACCGCACCGCCGTCGAGGTGCAGGACGCCTCGTACACCTACCGCGAGCTCCACGCCCAGGCCGAGGCCCTGGCCGAGCTCCTGGTGCGCGAGCACGGCAAGGCTCCCGAGCGGGTCGCGCTGCTCGCCATGCGCAGCCACGTCGCCTACGCCGGCTACCTGGCCGCGCTGCGCCTGGGCGCGGTGGTGACCCCGCTCAACCCGCGCTTCCCCGTCACCCGCAACCAGGCCACCTGCGACCTCGCCCGGATCGACGTGGTGCTCGTCGACGAGTCGGGCGCGGCGCAGGTCACCGACTCCGAGGGCTGGTCGGACCACCAGGTGATCACGCTCACCGCCGCCGACGTGGCCGAGGCCAAGGCCGGCGGCAGCCTGCCCGCCTACCGCGGCGACCTGGACGACGTGGCCTACCTGCTGTTCACCTCGGGTTCGACGGGCCGCCCCAAGGGCGTGCCGATCCGGCACCGGAACGCCTCCGCGTACGTCGCCCACTCCGTGGAGCGCTACGACGTGCGGCCGGGCGACCGCGTCTCGCACACGTTCGACCTCACCTTCGACCCCTCGGTCTTCGACCTCTTCGTGACCTGGGCGGCGGGCGCGACGCTCGTGGTGCCGCAGCGCACGGAGCTGCTCGCGCCGGTCGACTACCTCATCGGCCGCCGGATCACCCACTGGTTCTCCGTGCCCTCGGTGGTGACGGTCAGCCGCAGCCTCGGCAAGCTGTTCACCGGCGTGTCGGACACGCTGCGCTACAGCCTCTTCATCGGTGAGCAGCTCACCCTCGAACAGGCCGCGGCATGGCGGCAGATCGCCCCCGGCGCGGTTATCGGCAACGTGTACGGCCCCACCGAGCTCACCGTGGCCTGCGCCGGCTACGAGCTGCCCGCGGACCCGGAGCAGTGGCCGTCGACCTCCAACGACACGGTGCCCATCGGCCCGGTGTACCCCTTCCTGGAGTGGCTGGTCCTGGACGAGGACGGCCGCCCCGCCGAGGACGGCGAGCTCGTGGTGCGCGGCTCCCAGCGGTTCGCCGGCTACTACGCCCCGGAGGACGACGCGGGCCGGTTCATGTCCGTCGAGGAGACCCCCGGCGGCCCGGTGGCGACCGTGTTCGACGGCTCGGGCGAACTGACCGACGCGCACTACTACCGCACCGGGGACCGGGTCCGCCTGGAGAACGGCGCGTGGGTGCACCTGGGCCGGCTCGACGACCAGGTCAAGATCCGCGGCTACCGCGTGGAGCTCGGCGAGATCGAGACCGTGCTGCGCCGCCACCCCGGCATCGACCAGGCCGTCGTCGTCGTGTCGCCGCAGGGCCCGGGCGCGGGCCTCGTCGCCTTCCACACCGGCCCCGAGGAGTTCGGCCGCGGCGCGCTGAGCACCTGGCTGCGCAAGAAGCTGCCGGTGCACATGGTGCCGCAGCAGTACGAGCACCTCGACGCGCTGCCGCTGAACACCAGCGGCAAGGCCGACCGTCCGGCACTGGTCCGGATGCTCGCCGAGCGCGCTACCCGGGACGAAGGGTGA